TGCTTCTAAGCGCATGGTCTGttgatttcaagatttctCTCACAAGGCAGTCTGTGTGGAAGGAATGTCCACAGGGGAAAACATAAAACTTCCGAGTCTGAAGCACGCGGTCACAACAATCGCAAGACGCGCCAGGCTCTAGCGTCTGGAACCTAGCTTTTAATGTCTCGATGTCCTCCACGATCTctctcttgatcttgatAGAGTTTTCTATTTCATGGGAAACGCGTGCCATTGTGCTGTTATGTTTCTCTAGGCTTTTTATGAGTTCGTCTTTAACATTCGCGATTGTTGTGAACTCTCCAAATAATGGGAGTAAATCTTTTATTCCAAGAATACCGTTGGAATCTTGTAAAATTTCCCTTATAGTTTGCTTAGTATCGTTTTGTTGCTGTATCATGCACTGCGCTATCATGAGCCACAGTTTCCGCCTGAGCTTCGAGTTTCCGTCAAGTTCAGGAGTGCTTGCTACAAGCTTGGCATCTTCCAGCAAGTCCATTTTTATCGCAAGCGTCACAGCCTCTTCGTATAGTCGCAGCCACGAATAGACGTAGATGCATGTCTTGTACCTCTTGAATTTGATGCTCAGTCTCAACACAAAATCGCTATCAAAGCAGCCGCTGTGCGCTTCGATGAAATCAATGATTTCGTTTTCCCTGCCTTTGGCATCAAATCCCGCAATCATCATAAAGATAGCTGAGTTAAACACAATCGGAGCCAGGttttcagcatcttctGGCTCTTGAATACACCATTTAAGGTATTTCAATGCATAATTTGGGATTGATCTAGAAGAATCGGCTGATGAATGCattttttggaaattgGAAAAATAAGTGAGCAATGAGCTGATAAGTTCAGAAGGATTGACGCCCTTGATTTGCATCCAAGTATTGACAGTGGAGTCTGGCGAAttgatcaacaagatgGTTGCGTACTTGTAAACGCACTCCAAATCTTGAGTCAATGCTAGCACCTTCAAGGCCTCGTACcagttttttgatcttATCCAGTAAGATAAAACGTACTTATAATCATTGATAAGCCTAGCAAAGCTGAGAACCTCAAGTTTTCTGTTTTGACGTGCCATTATTTGATAAACTGTGTCTCTGTCAAGAATCTCCAggttctttttgaagaaagccaTCAATTCTTTGCCAAggctctcttttttcaagcGCCATGACTCGAGATTTTGATCGTCTTGTTCAGATGAAATCAattcatcaacatcattCAACATTTGCATGAAGTTCCAAACAACCCAGTCTGAAAGTAAAGTAATTTGCACGATGCtattttttctttgtcgGGCGGTATTTAATTTGGCGGTTAAAAACGCCTGCAACGCAACTAGATCggatttcttcatcagctTGAGCGCAACTTCAGCAGTGGTTACAGAATCACTAACACCGTAGCATCTAGCAGCTTCAGTAAACTCTTCTTCGGAAAACAGATAGTCTCCCTTTTGCTCGAGAATAAAATCTTTTTCGGCAGGAGCAAGACCTGGTAGCTTGAGCGCTTCATCATATTTCCCCAACTTGCTGAGAAGTCGCCAAATCCCGTTATTTTCCCCTTCTAATACAATTTCGTAGATATTGCTTGTCGAGTAGCACCAGAAGGTCGGAGGACTCTGAGAATAATCAACTAcaagctccaaaaatttttcgcTCCCTTGGTTCCAAATTGTTTCCTGAGCAACCACTTCATtattgagcttgttgataatCAGGATTTCATTCCCACGTAGTAATAGCAGGTGGTACTTACTCAGTGCAACACCCTTTACCCTGTGATTCGACGGAGGAAGCTCAACATTAAGCAATACTGTAGCAGATTTCAATACATCGCCAGAGCCCTTGACAGTCCCAAAAATTGTACCAGAATCAATAGTCCATGCAAACGtatcttgaaaaaacacGAATTTTCTGCTTGATGTCTGttcaatctcttcaaacTGCTCAGTCTCCGTAGGCggaagctctttgagagTTGTAAGTGGATCCTTTGGGTTGCTCCAGTACCGAAGTGTGTGCCCTGTGGCTAAAAAAGCACATTTTTCAGCTCCGGGGGAACTTGCAAATATGAGACCGTCGATAGAATGAGGAGATGAATACGCCTTAGTTGCGGAGTTTTCACTTTGAGTGTTTACGACGTACACTTTTCCTTCGGTTGTGCCACACACAAAGTTGTTCTTTCCTTGCCACATTACGGAAATAACATCTcggttcttcttcgacagctttttcaagggcGTCACCGACTCGTTGCCTTTCCCCAACGAATCCACTGTCAAGACGTAGTATTTGGCGAAGTT
The Lachancea thermotolerans CBS 6340 chromosome G complete sequence genome window above contains:
- the PEP3 gene encoding tethering complex subunit PEP3 (similar to uniprot|P27801 Saccharomyces cerevisiae YLR148W PEP3 Vacuolar peripheral membrane protein that promotes vesicular docking/fusion reactions in conjunction with SNARE proteins required for vacuolar biogenesis forms complex with Pep5p that mediates protein transport to the vacuole), with protein sequence MCIEILQFLKYLEKHLTKNTLKGWAAMKVAIEHVQLQFIKEIENNVCSLQVESNFMCFALKTGHMFLIDLESPSNVIKYHFALLSSPQEKLLRVWMDPSATTLLLKTNFAKYYVLTVDSLGKGNESVTPLKKLSKKNRDVISVMWQGKNNFVCGTTEGKVYVVNTQSENSATKAYSSPHSIDGLIFASSPGAEKCAFLATGHTLRYWSNPKDPLTTLKELPPTETEQFEEIEQTSSRKFVFFQDTFAWTIDSGTIFGTVKGSGDVLKSATVLLNVELPPSNHRVKGVALSKYHLLLLRGNEILIINKLNNEVVAQETIWNQGSEKFLELVVDYSQSPPTFWCYSTSNIYEIVLEGENNGIWRLLSKLGKYDEALKLPGLAPAEKDFILEQKGDYLFSEEEFTEAARCYGVSDSVTTAEVALKLMKKSDLVALQAFLTAKLNTARQRKNSIVQITLLSDWVVWNFMQMLNDVDELISSEQDDQNLESWRLKKESLGKELMAFFKKNLEILDRDTVYQIMARQNRKLEVLSFARLINDYKYVLSYWIRSKNWYEALKVLALTQDLECVYKYATILLINSPDSTVNTWMQIKGVNPSELISSLLTYFSNFQKMHSSADSSRSIPNYALKYLKWCIQEPEDAENLAPIVFNSAIFMMIAGFDAKGRENEIIDFIEAHSGCFDSDFVLRLSIKFKRYKTCIYVYSWLRLYEEAVTLAIKMDLLEDAKLVASTPELDGNSKLRRKLWLMIAQCMIQQQNDTKQTIREILQDSNGILGIKDLLPLFGEFTTIANVKDELIKSLEKHNSTMARVSHEIENSIKIKREIVEDIETLKARFQTLEPGASCDCCDRVLQTRKFYVFPCGHSFHTDCLVREILKSTDHALRSKIETIQRSATKGMTLDNLKELDRLLSTKCCLCSDIKINSIDEPLESDEKERHAWEI